A window of Panicum virgatum strain AP13 chromosome 8K, P.virgatum_v5, whole genome shotgun sequence contains these coding sequences:
- the LOC120643815 gene encoding dirigent protein 21-like, whose translation MAGSSSKLLFVCAAVALAAAMAPSPAAAAGDGGFTTFKLYFHDIVGGTSPTAIRIAQAASSNSSSTFFGAVVAIDDPLTTGPTRAAGTEVGRAQGTYTFADQSTFGLLMVMNFVFTAGEHKGSSLSILGRNQVLADVREMSVVGGSGKFRMARGYVQAHTIDSGATSGETVVEYTVNVKA comes from the coding sequence atggccggcagcagcagcaagctccTGTTCGtgtgcgccgccgtcgccctggcggcggcgatggccccgtcgccggccgccgcggcgggcgacggcgggtTCACGACGTTCAAGCTCTACTTCCACGACATCGTGGGCGGGACGAGCCCGACGGCGATCCGCATCGCGCAGGCGGcgtcctccaactcctcctccaccttcttCGGCGCGGTGGTGGCCATCGACGACCCGCTCACCACGGGGCCGACCCGCGCCGCGGGGACCGAGGTCGGGCGCGCCCAGGGCACCTACACGTTCGCGGACCAGAGCACGTTCGGGCTCCTGATGGTGATGAACTTCGTGTtcaccgccggcgagcacaAGGGCAGCAGCCTCTCGATCCTGGGCCGGAACCAGGTGCTCGCCGACGTCCGCGAGATGAGCGtcgtcggcggcagcggcaagTTCCGGATGGCGCGCGGGTACGTGCAGGCGCACACCATCGACTCCGGCGCCACCTCCGGGGAGACCGTCGTGGAGTACACCGTCAACGTCAAggcgtag